In the genome of Phragmitibacter flavus, the window TCGATGAGTTTGGTGAAGACGGCGAAGGTGTTGAGGTTGCGAAATGCGGAGGGCGATGTTGCCAGGGCGCTGAAGTATTATCAGGTGAATGTGGATTTGTATGAACGCCTGTATGCGACGCATCCGGAGGCGGATCGGGTGGTGCGGGATTTGATCAGAAGCCTTGAGACGCTGGCCTTGTGTTTGAAGGAGAGAGGGTTGGAAGCGGATGAAAAACGGACCTCGGAGCTTTATCAACGCTGTGCTGAATTGATGGCGGTTAGGTTGGAGGGCGAAGGAAATGGGGCCGAGCGTTTGGTGAACATGGCGGGAGTTTTGCTGGATCAGCATCAGCCGGGGGCGGTGGGGCAGGCGGTGGGTTATTTGGAAACCGCGGTGGCGGCGAATGAGAAGCGACTTGGGCAGGAGGAGCAGGGTGGATCAAAGGCGGCGAAGGTGGAACTGGGAGCGAGTCTAGGTCGCTTGGCGGATGCGCTTGAGCGACGGGTTGAGGGGGATGATTTGGCGAAGGCGGTGGGTCATCGTCGGCGGGCGGTGGAGTTGTTGGAGGAAGTGGCGCGGGCGGAGTGGGTGGTGGTGAATTCGGCGAGGGAGTGGGTGGTGGCGTTGGAGGCTTTGGCGAAATCGATTGGTAAAGGGGCGGGCGATGCGGACCAGACGGAGGCGTTTGAGGTGCAGCGTCAAGCTTTGGACATTGCGTTGCGGTTGGCGGAGGCGGAGCCGCATTCGGAGGATATGCGTCGGACGGTGGCGGTGTCGTTGTATTTGACCCATGATTGCGCGCTGGCGGCCGGGGAGGCGGAAGAGGCCGATCGATATTTGAACACCTGCCGGGATTTGTTGAGGGACAGCGTGGATCGGGGGATGGTTTTTGATGAGTCGGTAATGGAGTTGTATCACCGGCTGGATGGGGAAGTGTGAAGACGGGTCAAGTGTCAGAATTTTTTCGTTTAAGGCGACAATGTCTGCTTGTGTGGCGGCTGTGACGTGGCATGGCTCATGCTTGGCAATGGCTCTGAAAAGTTGTCAGGCATTGCCTGTTTCTGATCTCCTGTCTCCCGTTTCTCATGCGCAAAACTAAAATTCTTGTCACTCTCGGTCCTGCTACGGACAACCCGGCCATGCTGGAAACGTTGATTGAAAACGGAGCCAATATTTTCCGGTTAAACATGAGTCATGCCTCGCATGATTGGGTGCGGACGGTGTATGCGCGGATTCGTGAGGCGGCGACGGCGAAGCACACGGATGTGGCGGTTCTGATGGATTTGACGGGTCCGTCGATCCGCACGGGGGATGTGGCGGCTCCATGGATGCTGAAGAGCGGGGATGAGGTGGAGTTCCGCATTGATGAGAGCATTCCGACGACCAAGGAGTATTCAACGACGGTGAACTACCCCGGGTTGGTGAATGATTTGAGTGTGGGGGCACCGATCGCGATTGATGGCGGGATGATTCAGCTGCAGACGGTGGCAATCACGCCCCAGCGTATTTTTGCGAAGGTGGTGACGGGTGGCGAGATGAAGTCGAGGAGGCACATCAACCTTCCTGGCGTGGCGGTGAACCTGCCGCCGTTGACGCCGAAGGATTATCTGGATCTCGATTTGGGCGTGGAGTTGGGGGCGGATTATTTTGCATTGAGCTTTGCGCGTGAACCGGCGCATATTCAGCATCTGGAGTTGCTTTTGGAGCAGAAAAAATCGCGGGCGCGGGTGATTGCGAAGATCGAGAACCAGCAGGCTCTGGACAACATCGATGCGCTGGTGGCGGCTTCAAAAGGGATCATGGTAGCGCGCGGGGATTTGGGAAGTGAGTGCCCGCTGGAGGATTTGCCAATCATTCAACGGCAGATCATTGCGAAGTGTTCGTATCATGGGCGCAAGGTGATTGTGGCTACGCAGATGCTGGAGAGCATGATTGAGAATCCGGTGCCGACGCGGGCGGAAGTGACGGACATTTTTAATGCGGTGATTGAGCAGGTGGATTGTGTGATGCTTTCGGGTGAGACTTCGGTGGGCAAGTATCCGGATCGTTGTGTGGATGTGTTGCATCGGGTGATTACGCGAACGGAGGCGTCGTATCCGTCAGGCCGGTTTGCGCAGGATGCGCCGCTGAAGACGAACAAACACAAAGCGGTGAAGTCGGCGGTTCTTTTGGCGAATGACTTGCCGGGATCGAAGTTGATCACGTTTACAAGGGGAGGGGTGACGGCCCATTTGCTGGCGCATCAGCGGCCGGAGTTTGCGCCGATCTTTGCGTTTACTCCGAACTTGAACATCAGCCGCACGTTGATGTCGGCGCGTGGGGTGTTTCCGTTTGTGATGGAGTTTAACGGAGACCCTTCGAAGACAATTGAGGATGCGATCAAAATGCTGCGTCAGCGCAATCATCTTTCTGGAGGGGATACGGTGGTGATCCTGACGGATGTGCTGCACGCAGATCTGCGGTCGGATTCGATTTTGGTGCGCACGGTTTGATGGGTTGAAAAGGAGAAGGCTCGTCCCGAGCCTTGAGATGGAGGATGATGTTGATGAAAGGCTCGGGACGAGCCTTCTACTTTGGCTTGAATTCGGTTGGGGGAGCGGCAAGTTGAATTTTCCAACCAAATACATGCCTGTTCCCTGGTCCATTCGTCTTGCCCGTGCGCTGTTCCTCACCTTGGCGGTGTTGCTTGGGGCGGTGATTTCTGTGGGCTTTGGTGGCGAGGCCTGGGTGGGCACTTTGGGAGGACTGGCGGCTGGCCTGTTCTTTATTTTGGTGGACGCGTTGCTGGCGCAGTTCAGCTTTCGCGAGTTCTCAAACGGGACGTTTGGATTGATGGTGGGTTTGTTTTGCGCGTGGTTGCTGACGAAGATCGGGATTTTTGATTTGCCTTGGTTTCAGGGGTTGGATGATGCTGAAGGGGTCAAGACGGTGGTGGATATTTCGGTGTATGCGGTGTTCGGGTTTCTGGGGATAACGATGGCATTGCGCAGTGATCGGGATCAGTTTTCGTTCATCATTCCCTATGTGAGGTTTCGGCGCGATGCTTCGGAAGGGGAGCCGGTGTTGCTGGATTCGAACGTGATCATTGATGGGCGTGTGCCGGCGGTGATTGCGACGGGTTTTTTGACGGGGAGTTTTGTGATTCCACGATTTGTGTTGGATGAGTTGCAGCGGCTGGCGGATTCAAAAGATGAGATCAAGGCGGCGCGTGGTCGGCGCGGTTTGGAATGCGTGCAGGTATTGCAGGAGAACAAGGGGGCGGAAGTGAGCATTCATGAAGACACCGCGCACGAGGGGATGCCGGTGGATACCCGGCTGGCGACGTTGGCGCGGGAGTTGGGGGCTCGGCTGCTGACGAATGATGTGAATCTTGGGAAGTCCGCGCAAGTGCGGGGCATCACGGTGCTGAATTTTAATGATCTGGCTCGGGCGCTGGAGCCGGAGATTCAGGTGGGGGACCGGTTTGAACTCGGGTTGGTGAAGCCGGGCAAGGACAAACATCAGGCCGTGGGATATTTGCCGAATGGAGCGATGATCGTGGTGAATCACGGGGCACCGTTTATTGGGGAGACGGTGTCAGTGGTGGTTGGGGGGATGCACCAAACCAGTGCAGGACGGTTGATTTTCGCGGAGTTGGAGCGGTCGGAAAAGTAGGAGGCTCGTCGCGAGCCTTGAAGTTGGTGAGGCAAGGCTCGGGACGAACCTTCTACTTTTTACAGGGAGATTTTTTGGCGTTGGAGAGGGGCTTGGTCGAGGTTGGTTGCGGTGGCCATGATGGCTTCGGTGAGCGATTGCCAGTCTTGATCGGTGGTGTTCCAACCACTGCTGATGCGAATGACGCGGCGCATTTCGTCGGGAGTGGCTCCGAGGGCACCAAGAACGACGGAAGAGCCATCGTGTCCGGCACTACAAGCGGAGCCGGTGGAGATGGCGAGGCCGCGATCGCTGAGTCGGGCAAGCCATTTGCGGTTGTCGTGACGAGGAAGGATGAGCATGGAGGTGTTCCAGAGTCGTGGGGCGTTTTGGCCGATGACGCGGGTGCCGGGAAGTGCAGTGAGAAGATCCTTTTCAAAGGTGTCGCGCTGAGTGGGCGAGGCGGTGGGGAGGTTTTCATTCCATGCGATGAGGGCAGCGAGCATCGCGGCGATGGCGGGATAGTTTTCGGTGCCGGCACGGCGTCCTTCTTCCTGGGGGCCGCCGGTGAGAAAGTTGGGTCGTTCGTTTTCATCACGGAGAACGAGAAAGCCGATGCCTTTGGGGCCACCGAATTTATGGGCGCTGCCGGTGAGGTAGTCGCATTCGCCGAGGTGATCGGAGGGAAGTTTTCCAAGCCACTGGGAGGCGTCGCAGTGGAACGGGATGTGTTGCTCGCGACAGGCGGCGGCCATCTCGCGCCAGGGGTGCAGGGTGCCGCTTTCGTTGCTGGCGGCCATCGCGGTGATGAGAGTCCAGGGTTGGGTGGTGAGTTGCTGGTTGAAGGTGGTGAGGTCGAGGGTGCTGTCGGCGAGTGTGGGGATGAGGTGGATGGTTTTGGCAAAATGGCGGTGAAGGGGTTCGCGGACGCTGGGGTGCTCGATGCTGGAGCTGAGGATGGAGGAGTTGGCGCTGCGTCGTGAAAAGTAGTGGAAGAGCGTGTTGTTGGATTCGGTGGCTCCGGAGGTGAAAAGAATGCGTTCGGGGTCGGTGTTGAGGATGTCGGCGAGTTGTTCGCGGGCTTTTTCAAGGTGGTGTTTCACCGACGCGGCTTCGCGATAGAGGCTGGAGGGGTTGTGCCAGGATTGATCGGAGGCAAGCAGCCAGGCTTCGCGTGCAGCGGGATGCAGCGGGGTGGTGGCGTTGTGGTCGAAGTAAGCGGGCATGGGGTTAGCGGGACCGAGGTTCAGTGAGAAAAAGGTGTGCGAAGAGCAATCCGGAAGCGAACACTCCTAACACTGCAAGAAATAGAGATCGCAACGCCCATGAATAAGCCATAGGAACAGCTTCTTGGGTGCCGCTCAAGAGCCTGACGATTGGGATGAAAATAGTCTCGATTCCACCGAATTGATGCGCAACGCCAATGGTAGTGATCGTCACCAAACTAGCAAGGAGTGTGATGCTTGCTAGAATTGTTTCCTGTCGGCGATAGGGTGGCATAGTGCTTAAGGTTACGGGTTAGAGAATCCTTACGTCGGCTGCTACGCGCTACGATTGGATGCGTTGGGGATGGGTGTAGATGTTCATTTTGTTGCCGCGGAGGAAGCCGATGAGGGTTTGATGGGCGGACTGGGCGAATTCAACGGCGAGGCTGCTGGGGGCGGAGACGGCGGCGATGAGAGGGATGTTGGCGGCAAGGGCTTTTTGAATGATTTCGAAGGAGACCCGGCCGCTGACCATGAGGAGATGATTGTTTAAGGGAAGGAGATTGTGGCGGAGGGCGTGGCCGAGGACTTTGTCGAGGGCATTGTGGCGTCCGACGTCTTCGCGCAGGACGATCAGATTACCTTCAAGATCAAAGAGGGCGCTGGCGTGGAGGCCGCCGGTTTGGGTGAAGGTGTCCTGTGCTTGTCGCAGCTTGTCGGGCAGGTTGCGGATGATGCTGGCGGGAATTTGCCAGTCGGCGGTGACGGGCGGGAAGATTTGGAAGATGGAGTCAATGGTGGCTTTGCCGCAGAGGCCGCAGCTGCTGCTGGTGAAGACGTGTCGGGTGAGGTTATCCCAGTTGATGGAGGTATTGTTGGAAAGGAGGGCTTCGACGACGTTGCCTTTGCTTTCGCCTTCAGCGTTGCTTGGACAGACGGAGAGTTCGAAGAGGTCGGTGGACTTTTTGATGATGCCCTCGGTGAGGAGGAAGCCGGCGGCGAGGTCTTCGTCGTGACCGGGGGTGCGCATGATGACGGCAAGAGCGCGGCCTTCGAGACGCAGTTCAAGGGGTTCTTCGGTAGCGACCCAATCGGGTTCGGTGGCGTGATGCTGGTCGTTGAGGAAACGATCTACGGTGACGGAGATGGCGGGTGACATGAGGGCAGATCGGAGGGGTGATTGAGATTGAGGAAAGTTGGCTTTTGGTTATCGGTCAAGGTTTGGGTATGAAGCAAGCCGAGGTCGATGGCTTGTTGGGCGAAGGTTTGAAGTCGGGTGTGGTTTGCGAGGAGAGAGAGGACGGTGGACGGGTAGAACGCGCAGAGAGGTTCGTAGCCTCGATCGGATTTAAAAATGATTCCGTTGGGGTTAATGAGCATCGATTGAAGGAGGTCGATACTGATGTGGGGCATGTCGACGGCGAGAACAAGAAGGGGGAGGGGGGCGGCGACTTCGATGCAGCGTGCAATGGCGGGGAGAGGACCCAGGTCTTCGATGGGATCGTGAAGGATGAGTGCGTCGGGGGAGGCGATGAGTTGGTTTTGGCGGCAGCTGATGAGGAGTTTTTGAGGGTTGAGGGAGCGAAGTTTGGCGAGTTGGTGTTGCCAGAGGGGTTGGTCGTCCCAAGGAATGAAGGCTTTGTCATGGCCCATGCGGCGTGACAAACCTCCGGCAATCAGGGCGGCGGCGAAAGGGACGTTGGGCATGGGTTATCGTTAAATCTTCGAACGCAATACGCCGTCGGTGAGAATGCGGGCGCGGAGTCCGCCGTGGCCTCGAAGGGCGGATTCGGTGCCATCGGCGAAGGCTTGGTTCATCCAATAACAGGGTTTCGCTTCTTCGGTGCCTTGGAAGGTGATGCCTTGCACATCGAATTCTCTGCCGATGAGGTGATTGAGATCGATGCCACGAACGAGGATGTTGCGGCGGAAGACGGAGGGGGGGTGGTCGTGAATAGAAAATTGGTGGCAGAGGCGCTCATAAGTTTCCATGGAGAAGAAGGTGACCTGGCCTTTATAGTTCTCCTTGTAGTCGAAAAAGCGGTCGCCGATGATGCCTTTGCCTGCGATGAGTTCAATCTGGTCGACTTCGACCATGGGGGTGTCTCCTGCGGGTTGGCCGTGGTGGCCGAAGTAGTTGTGCGCAGGAGAAATGTAGAGGTGTTCGATGGTCATTACTTGATCCCGACGGGGGGGAGGTTCTTGTGGCAGCAACAGGGGATACGAGTTGCACGCCAAAG includes:
- the pyk gene encoding pyruvate kinase, translated to MRKTKILVTLGPATDNPAMLETLIENGANIFRLNMSHASHDWVRTVYARIREAATAKHTDVAVLMDLTGPSIRTGDVAAPWMLKSGDEVEFRIDESIPTTKEYSTTVNYPGLVNDLSVGAPIAIDGGMIQLQTVAITPQRIFAKVVTGGEMKSRRHINLPGVAVNLPPLTPKDYLDLDLGVELGADYFALSFAREPAHIQHLELLLEQKKSRARVIAKIENQQALDNIDALVAASKGIMVARGDLGSECPLEDLPIIQRQIIAKCSYHGRKVIVATQMLESMIENPVPTRAEVTDIFNAVIEQVDCVMLSGETSVGKYPDRCVDVLHRVITRTEASYPSGRFAQDAPLKTNKHKAVKSAVLLANDLPGSKLITFTRGGVTAHLLAHQRPEFAPIFAFTPNLNISRTLMSARGVFPFVMEFNGDPSKTIEDAIKMLRQRNHLSGGDTVVILTDVLHADLRSDSILVRTV
- a CDS encoding PIN/TRAM domain-containing protein, producing the protein MPVPWSIRLARALFLTLAVLLGAVISVGFGGEAWVGTLGGLAAGLFFILVDALLAQFSFREFSNGTFGLMVGLFCAWLLTKIGIFDLPWFQGLDDAEGVKTVVDISVYAVFGFLGITMALRSDRDQFSFIIPYVRFRRDASEGEPVLLDSNVIIDGRVPAVIATGFLTGSFVIPRFVLDELQRLADSKDEIKAARGRRGLECVQVLQENKGAEVSIHEDTAHEGMPVDTRLATLARELGARLLTNDVNLGKSAQVRGITVLNFNDLARALEPEIQVGDRFELGLVKPGKDKHQAVGYLPNGAMIVVNHGAPFIGETVSVVVGGMHQTSAGRLIFAELERSEK
- a CDS encoding cysteine desulfurase family protein — its product is MPAYFDHNATTPLHPAAREAWLLASDQSWHNPSSLYREAASVKHHLEKAREQLADILNTDPERILFTSGATESNNTLFHYFSRRSANSSILSSSIEHPSVREPLHRHFAKTIHLIPTLADSTLDLTTFNQQLTTQPWTLITAMAASNESGTLHPWREMAAACREQHIPFHCDASQWLGKLPSDHLGECDYLTGSAHKFGGPKGIGFLVLRDENERPNFLTGGPQEEGRRAGTENYPAIAAMLAALIAWNENLPTASPTQRDTFEKDLLTALPGTRVIGQNAPRLWNTSMLILPRHDNRKWLARLSDRGLAISTGSACSAGHDGSSVVLGALGATPDEMRRVIRISSGWNTTDQDWQSLTEAIMATATNLDQAPLQRQKISL
- the fdhD gene encoding formate dehydrogenase accessory sulfurtransferase FdhD is translated as MSPAISVTVDRFLNDQHHATEPDWVATEEPLELRLEGRALAVIMRTPGHDEDLAAGFLLTEGIIKKSTDLFELSVCPSNAEGESKGNVVEALLSNNTSINWDNLTRHVFTSSSCGLCGKATIDSIFQIFPPVTADWQIPASIIRNLPDKLRQAQDTFTQTGGLHASALFDLEGNLIVLREDVGRHNALDKVLGHALRHNLLPLNNHLLMVSGRVSFEIIQKALAANIPLIAAVSAPSSLAVEFAQSAHQTLIGFLRGNKMNIYTHPQRIQS
- the mobA gene encoding molybdenum cofactor guanylyltransferase translates to MPNVPFAAALIAGGLSRRMGHDKAFIPWDDQPLWQHQLAKLRSLNPQKLLISCRQNQLIASPDALILHDPIEDLGPLPAIARCIEVAAPLPLLVLAVDMPHISIDLLQSMLINPNGIIFKSDRGYEPLCAFYPSTVLSLLANHTRLQTFAQQAIDLGLLHTQTLTDNQKPTFLNLNHPSDLPSCHPPSPSP
- a CDS encoding MOSC domain-containing protein, which produces MTIEHLYISPAHNYFGHHGQPAGDTPMVEVDQIELIAGKGIIGDRFFDYKENYKGQVTFFSMETYERLCHQFSIHDHPPSVFRRNILVRGIDLNHLIGREFDVQGITFQGTEEAKPCYWMNQAFADGTESALRGHGGLRARILTDGVLRSKI